A stretch of Gadus macrocephalus chromosome 17, ASM3116895v1 DNA encodes these proteins:
- the LOC132445591 gene encoding sterile alpha motif domain-containing protein 9-like produces MAILDVLDEDAFKGEIIDPDIARQTEVNFYRGAPPLWLNFDLAEKNKDEDLLIKRVGYDILLQQISNNKSGVCLNHKPGSGGTTLAKQLLWDLRKSFKCAVLVDPSLESSLIATAVIDLYAADESNNRKTVLLLVQDRNMSTLRESFVAELSKRNINSDKPVFVILNCVRIAHINAERSDDVNLVDHLIGDEKKKFDAKKECLKRRYPDIFHTFHGFNIMQSDFSQDYVKRAWDACRSLVSNRGPQPIACLCLLNSYVPGSIFLKSSCEKFKETMGPFLHLTVSFNLNGSAEVLRMAHPMIAEHGTQVFHEAGMGRKVTARTLLKSLCTEDHVLFLSEFIKKLLITRQDDDSGNLLDFSRLIVDIKTGNALTGKKECLSVLEEAFNIFPLIGSYPQTLSRFYYLEMTDYQKALQLAKIAKEIAPNNSFIADTLGQVYKHNLNRELQNELNPNTLTTIFELAKKAFKAFEHAENLAESESTIFNVRPISSYLKVANNLFERKEDLEKATKRKKRKEYNELISPISDKIEKRARFINMLLSYSEKSFGDKDPEYVLREARQCYKDYIRDGDLKEGLGTGIREEDLKKLHKNWPNDKQKPRLKLKMMVEDLKASFHETQENYFRSRKLLPLLYLEKIDGVKERVDGEVRFHKLYTTVGDEEIQLDVDPAQQLALWRSGTVTFELGFTIRGPTAYDIQFPNKKGVLL; encoded by the exons ATGGCCATCCTGGACGTTCTCGATGAAGATGCCTTTAAAGGAGAAATCATAGACCCAGATATTGCACGACAAACAGAAGTCAACTTTTACCGCGGGGCTCCGCCCCTTTGGTTGAATTTCGACCTTgctgaaaaaaacaaagatgaAGACCTTCTCATTAAACGGGTTGGGTATGATATACTTCTTCAGCAGATCTCGAACAACAAATCTGGAGTATGTTTAAACCACAAGCCAGGGAGTGGTGGCACCACATTGGCCAAGCAGCTTCTCTGGGACTTGAGAAAATCATTCAAGTGTGCTGTTCTAGTCGACCCCAGCTTAGAAAGCTCGCTGATTGCGACCGCTGTGATTGATCTCTACGCTGCTGACGAATCAAACAACCGTAAGACTGTACTTCTGTTGGTGCAGGATAGAAACATGAGCACTCTCCGAGAGAGTTTTGTGGCAGAATTGTCTAAAAGGAATATCAATTCAGATAAACCCGTCTTTGTCATACTTAACTGTGTGAGGATTGCCCACATCAACGCTGAACGCTCTGATGATGTCAACCTTGTCGACCACCTCATTGGTGATGAGAAAAAGAAATTTGATGCCAAAAAAGAGTGCCTTAAACGCAGGTATCCTGATATTTTTCACACATTCCATGGCTTCAACATTATGCAAAGCGACTTCTCCCAAGACTATGTCAAACGGGCATGGGATGCTTGCAGGTCTCTCGTCTCAAATCGTGGTCCCCAGCCTATTGCTTGCCTGTGCCTGTTGAACAGCTATGTCCCGGGCTCTATCTTTCTAAAAAGTAGCTGTGAGAAATTTAAAGAGACAATGGGACCTTTCCTTCACCTGACGGTCAGCTTCAATCTCAATGGCAGTGCTGAGGTCCTCCGCATGGCTCATCCAATGATAGCAGAGCACGGCACTCAGGTCTTCCATGAAGCAGGCATGGGCAGAAAGGTCACGGCACGTACCTTGCTGAAAAGCCTATGCACTGAGGACCATGTCCTGTTTCTATCCGAGTTCATTAAAAAGCTGCTCATCACACGACAAGATGATGATTCTGGAAATCTTCTGGATTTCTCCAGATTGATTGTAGACATTAAGACTGGGAATGCTCTGACTGGGAAAAAAGAGTGTTTATCGGTTTTAGAGGAGGCATTCAATATATTTCCTCTGATAGGAAGCTACCCCCAGACGCTTTCTCGTTTCTATTACCTAGAGATGACTGACTACCAGAAAGCATTGCAATTGGCAAAGATAGCAAAAGAAATCGCTCCTAACAACTCCTTTATAGCTGACACATTGGGACAAGTCTACAAACATAATCTGAACAGAGAACTCCAAAATGAGTTAAACCCAAACACCTTAACTACAATCTTTGAACTTGCAAAGAAAGCCTTCAAAGCATTTGAACATGCAGAGAATCTTGCAGAAAGCGAGTCGACTATTTTCAACGTCAGGCCAATATCGTCTTATTTGAAAGTTGCAAACAATCTTTTTGAACGGAAGGAAGACCTAGAGAAAGcgaccaaaagaaaaaaaagaaaagaatataATGAACTGATATCCCCTATCTCTGATAAGATAGAAAAAAGAGCAAGATTCATTAACATGTTACTGAGTTACTCAGAAAAGAGCTTTGGAGACAAAGATCCAGAATATGTTTTGAGGGAGGCCAGACAATGCTATAAAGATTACATTCGTGATGGGGACTTGAAGGAGGGTCTTGGAACAGGAATCAGAGAAGAAGATCTCAAAAAGCTTCATAAGAACTGGCCGAATGACAAACAAAAACCAAGGTTGAAGTTAAAAATGATGGTCGAAGACCTCAAGGCCTCCTTCCACGAAACTCAAGAGAATTATTTCAGGTCCAGGAAGCTTCTACCCCTCCTTTATCTTGAAAAAATTGACGGAGTCAAGGAAAGAGTTGACGGAGAGGTCCGTTTTCACAAACTGTACACTACTGTGGGGGATGAAGAAATACAGCTGGATGTGGATCCGGCCCAACAGCTGGCTCTCTGGAGGTCTGGAACAGTGACCTTTGAACTTGGATTCACCATCAGAGGCCCTACAGCCTACGACATTCAGTTCCCGAATAAGAAAG GTGTTCTCTTATGA
- the zgc:92594 gene encoding E3 ubiquitin/ISG15 ligase TRIM25 has protein sequence MACVHPELSSSVLREELTCPVCLDVYRDPRLLPCGHNFCLGCLRRLQHQAPSQRGHFSCPECRESHRCSAKFQKNFKLANIADDFRRRGRLASSSSAAMTSGEPSLGSSSSLAALPCLASRLSVPCDYCPPPSGAGAAEPPVVNGEQGEPAGGAGGASGDSSEGAAVAAATPAVKTCLKCEVSMCAEHVRPHLELPAFREHPLTDPLDDLRSRKCPSHDELYRYYCLDDKVCVCNACTIEGGHAGHSIKTLRNTARDLKESLDKQLYRLERRFTTTEKKVHEQREKERQNRKFSEDSEQCLAALGAELKAKVDGFMGQLRGCAQGHSDSNRRVIQKNLQRVGQDQARLQGVRCGMETLLLENDPFRFIQAYKTTRKQCRRQLRRNMFYPEYVDMETDALGDAMNREMIQFLEVTLQSLIITAVEHLQHLPEAGEEGEQEGMEEEEEEEEEVTEEEDDDEEDDSSDENRSEGEEEAEEEEEEEDQSDLADDLYSPEEEDYEEEEGEEEEEEEEV, from the exons ATGGCGTGTGTCCACCCGGAGCTGTCCAGCAGCGTGCTGAGGGAGGAGCTGACGTGCCCCGTGTGCCTGGACGTGTACCGGGACCCCCGCCTGCTGCCCTGCGGACACAACTTCTGCCTGGGCTGCCTGCGCCGGCTGCAGCACCAGGCCCCGTCGCAACGCGGCCACTTCAGCTGCCCCGAGTGCCGCGAGAGCCACCGCTGCTCCGCCAAGTTCCAGAAGAACTTCAAGCTGGCCAACATCGCCGACGACTTCCGCCGCCGCGGCAGGTTGgcgtcgtcgtcgtcggcgGCAATGACGTCGGGAGAACCGTCGCTgggctccagctcctccttggCCGCTCTGCCCTGCCTGGCTTCTCGACTCTCGGTCCCGTGCGACTACTGTCCGCCGCCGTCGGGGGCCGGAGCCGCGGAGCCACCCGTCGTCAACGGGGAGCAAGGGGAGCctgcggggggggcgggcggggcctCGGGCGACTCCTCCGAAGGCGCCGCCGTCGCCGCGGCGACCCCCGCCGTGAAGACGTGTCTGAAGTGCGAGGTGTCGATGTGCGCCGAGCACGTCAGGCCCCACCTTGAGCTGCCGGCGTTCAGGGAGCACCCGCTGACCGACCCGCTCGACGACCTCCGCAGCCGCAAGTGTCCGAGCCACGACGAGCTCTACAG GTACTACTGCCTCGACGAcaaggtgtgcgtgtgcaacGCCTGCACCATCGAGGGGGGGCACGCGGGGCACAGCATCAAGACCCTGAGGAACACCGCCAGAGACCTGAAG GAGTCTCTGGACAAACAGCTGTACCGTCTGGAGCGGAGGTTCACCACCACAGAGAAGAAGGTCCATgagcagagggagaaggagcgaCAGAACCGG AAGTTCTCGGAGGACTCGGAGCAGTGTCTCGCTGCGCTGGGGGCGGAGCTGAAGGCCAAGGTGGACGGCTTCATGGGCCAGCTGCGGGGCTGCGCCCAGGGCCACAGCGACTCCAACCGCCGGGTCATCCAGAAGAACCTGCAGCGCGTGGGCCAGGACCAGGCCCGGCTGCAGGGGGTCCGCTGCGGCATGGAGACCCTGCTGCTGGAGAACGACCCCTTCCGCTTCATCCAG GCATACAAAACGACAAGGAAGCA GTGCCGTCGTCAGCTGAGGAGGAACATGTTTTACCCCGAGTACGTGGACATGGAGACGGACGCCCTCGGCGACGCCATGAACCGGGAGATGATTCAGTTCCTGGAGGTGACCCTCCAGTCGCTCATCATCACCGCCGTCGAGCACCTCC AGCATCTTCCGGAAGCAGGCGAGgaaggagagcaggaggggatggaggaggaggaggaggaggaggaggaggtgacggaggaggaagacgacgaCGAAGAGGACGACAGCAGCGATGAGAACCGAagcgagggcgaggaggaggcagaggaggaggaagaggaggaggaccagagcGACTTGGCCGACGACCTTTACagcccagaggaggaggactacgaagaagaggagggcgaagaggaggaggaggaggaggaggtttaa